AGTCCAAACCGATGCGCATTTCCTGACGGTCGCCCGCTACGTGGAACGTAACGCGCTGCGAGCCAAGCTCGTCAGGCAGGCTGAAAACTGGCGATGGTCCAGCTTGTGGCGACGCTCCCAAGGCGATCCCAAACTCACGACCTGGCTGAGTGACTGGCCGGTGGACCTGCCGCGAAATTGGGTCGCACGGGTGAATCGTCCTGAAACCGGCGAGGAATTGGACGCGCTCCGGTTGAGCGTACAGCGTGGCCGCCCCTTCGGTGAAGAAGGCTGGGTGCGACGGATGGCGAAACGGTTCGGCATGGAATCAACCTTGCGCCCGCGGGGACGCCCAAAAGGCTCTTGAACACTGACGTCGTCGCAGTTCATCTTCAATATTTGACTGGACATGCCCCGTGACAGAAACCTTGATCCTCTTCCAGCGATGGCTATCGTAGCATCTCACCGCATACCGATCTGATTCTCCTCCTTGCCTTCCCTCGCGGCTCCCCCATCGACGCAGGAATGATGGATTGGCTTCCGCCTTTGCAGTAAACTTGCCGGAACGGACATACATGGGTAAAAATCATAGGAGCCGCATGGCGTCATCACGCAGTCGGCCATGCCTACTCTCGCCAAGGTATGGGAAAAGAAATGGAGATGCCAAGCAATGTCTGCGGTATAGATTGCGGCCAATACCGCCAATGGCAAAATGCCCGCCTATCCAACACGGATTCAGCGGTGCCTCATGAGCTACATGAAGCCTAGCCGGACAAAGAATGCATCAGGAATCATGTTCGGTCGGCCGGCTGCAACCCATGCATTCGGGTACTTTGGTTTACTTGTAAGTGGTTCAAGCTGCGAATGAGATCTTGCTGAAGGAAGATTCCTGATCTCCATAGTGTAACAATTCTGTTGAAAGGTGGGTGATCGATGCGGCGCGTTTTCTGTGCACTACTCTTGGCTCTGACCTATGCAGCAGGCGCGAGTCCACAGCCCGTGGTGGCTGCAGATTCTCTTGAGGATGCGGAATTTGCGTATGAGCGCGGCGAGTATACGCAGGCGGCTCGCCTCTTCAGTCCTCTGGCGGAGCAAGGCGTGGCATCAGCTCAGTTCTATCTGGGCTTGATGCATGAAAAAGGACGGGGCGTCCGACAGGACAACTCGACGGCACTGGCGTGGTTTCGTAAAGCAGCGGCGCAGGGCTATGCTGGTCCACAGAGCAATCTGGGCCTGATGTACGAGAGGGGACGGGGTGTCCGGAAAGACTTGGTTCGCGCGCTCATGTGGTACCACATCGCCGGTGCCATGTTGAAAGGCGATGAGGGGAAGGCAGCCGTGAAGCGTCGAGACTATCTGACCTCACACATGACCGCCGAGCAGATTGAGCAGGCGCAAGAAATGGCACGGCGTTGTCAGCAGTCTCAGTTTAAACAATGCGACTAGTTCAGGATCTTGCAACAGGAAGAGGACACGCACGAGGTGTTCATTCTCGGTTGGAGAAAAGAAAAAGGAGACGGCAACTGTTTTTCTTTACTGGCAAGAGTTTACGAAGGTATTTTAGAGTCACCGGCAAACCATCCCATACGCAATCGGTCTAAATAATGACTCGCGCCGTCGAGTTTGGCTCTCCGAGGGTGCGGATTCTTTCGGCATGCTCCCCTTCTCAGTTATTTTAATCGTGGGGGATCATACACTCACTTCCAAATTCCATCTTTTCATGAAGATGGTTGCCTTGATGCTCCAGGCCCATCCAATTGGCGAC
The sequence above is drawn from the Candidatus Nitrospira nitrificans genome and encodes:
- a CDS encoding tetratricopeptide repeat protein, with the translated sequence MRRVFCALLLALTYAAGASPQPVVAADSLEDAEFAYERGEYTQAARLFSPLAEQGVASAQFYLGLMHEKGRGVRQDNSTALAWFRKAAAQGYAGPQSNLGLMYERGRGVRKDLVRALMWYHIAGAMLKGDEGKAAVKRRDYLTSHMTAEQIEQAQEMARRCQQSQFKQCD
- a CDS encoding transposase, which translates into the protein MPRRPRLVAGALAYHVLNRRVGRLPLFEEPTDYATFEKILAEARANSRIRIAAYCLMPTHWHLLLWPRHDGELSEVLRWITVTHTQRWHSQHDTAGTGPVYQGRFRSFPVQTDAHFLTVARYVERNALRAKLVRQAENWRWSSLWRRSQGDPKLTTWLSDWPVDLPRNWVARVNRPETGEELDALRLSVQRGRPFGEEGWVRRMAKRFGMESTLRPRGRPKGS